In Panicum virgatum strain AP13 chromosome 5K, P.virgatum_v5, whole genome shotgun sequence, the genomic window CCTGCTCCGCGGCCACGAACCCGCGGGACAGGTCGCTGCTCGGCACCTCGAACGTGACCCTCGCCAcgttcccgccgccgcgcgcgtcctGCACCCAGAGCGTGCACCGGAACCGCGGCGCCCCCGCCACCGCGTCGCCGTTCGCCCGCAcgcacgccagcgccgccgccgccgccgccgccgccgccgcgccggcgccggcgccgagcgcgGACGAGGACACGACGAACACCTGCGAGTCCTCCCTGCTCACGAGGAGGTGCAGGGCCGACCCCCGCGGCAGGGCGATCCTGTGCACCTTCGCGTAGCTCACGTCGGTGACGGGCCAGGCGTGGGTGGCGGCGAAGTGGGCGGCCAGCCTCGCCGGCGAGTCGGAGGCGTTGCAGCCCGGTTCCGGGCAGTAGCAGGGCGCCCACTGGCACGCGCGCTCGTGGTCGCGGGCTTGGTAGTAGACGCAGCAGCTCTCGCAGCCGAACTCCGCATTGGGGCACGCCAGCCTGGCGCCGCGCACGTAGACGTCCACGTCGAGGCTGGggacgaaggcggcggcgccggcacacTCCGGAGCGTGGCTGCCGCGGCAGGCGTCGCAGACGACGTGCCCGGCGCTGCACTGCGACCAGAAAACGCGGCAAAgagtttttttgcgtttaccaGTGAATCGAAAAGGCGGCAAAGGTGCAGAAATATTCAAGATTTCCGGGAACAAAGATCATTGCATCCATCAATCTCAaggagaggaagaggacgaGCAGTAGGAGCAGGAGAGCTCACCTTGGCCGTGGGAGGCCTGAGGGGGCGGAGGCAAGCGCGGCAGTGGAACAAGGACAAGCCGAACCGCAGCTTGACCTGCGGCTcgtcctccatggccgccgccgacggcgccggcgccacagCTCCCTTTCTCCTGACGCCGACAGGGCCGACCTCTCCTTCCTAtggctcttctttttcttgcttgaCCACGCAGCTGGGTACTATGGCCTCCGGCTCCCTGAGCTTCTCGGCGACCTGGGTCAGGCGGCCACTACTACTGTCCAGCGGCGAGCCCCTCTTGTGCTGCTGCTCTGCCATCTCTTGTGCAGGCTGTGTTTACatccgtaaaatagtggtaaaaaaaattgcattggACACGGTAGCACAATgtaacacttttcgtttgtttgtgataattattgtcctaccatgatctaattaggctcaaaaaattcgtcttgtcgtgtatatcaaaactatacaattagtttttttatttacctacatttaatacatCGTAAAATATTTACCTACCATAGTTGCTAGATGTTATATCATAGtcatgtttagttcctaaaaattttcaagattttctgtcacatcaaatttttggacgtatgcatgaagtattaaatataatttaaaaagATAATCAATTGTATAGTTTAGatgtaaatgatgagatgaatcttttgagcctaattagtttaaaatttaaaattggacacaatttaccaaataaaaacgaaaatacTACAGTAGCCGAACCCAAAAATAAACGAACAGTGCTATGATCCGCTGGTCACGGGATAAACGCGTCATTTGCTACGGTTTACCAGTTCTTCCAAGTTCCACTGAGCTCACTCAGATGAGGCGAGACACTTGGGATTTtgaaatgcatcttgagaaTAGGCTACAAAACTGCAAACAGTTTACTCTTTTCATTCATCAAAGAGTaggttttttttgaaaaaaatcatcAAAGGGTCAACAGTTTGCAAATTTTGTAACTCTTTGAAGTACTGTTCCGCAGGAACTActgttctttttttaaaaaaaatactactgTTTTTCTTTTCGCTTTCGCGGTACATTAACTGCACCGCGTGAACTTTTGCAGGctagctttcaaaaaaaaaactttgcatgCAAGTTCTGACATTCTGACATGAGAGGGAGACTGGGACAAGACCAGGGGATTGTTTAGttcttttaaaatttcaaaattttataagattctTTACCACATTAAATTTTTCGAtacatgtatgaaatattaaatgtaactAAAccaaataactaattacacagtttatctgtaatttgtgagacgaatcttttgaggctagTTAATCTATGAGGTGAcgataattaccaaatacaaataaaagtaCTACAGTATTttatattcaaaagtttttgcaCCTAACAAAGCCCAGGAAGAAACTGGCCACTGCACGTAGAACAAAGGCACACGCATGGAAGGGAGTTGTTCAAAAAGGTagtgtttagtttcaaaatttctctctccaaacttcactattcacctatcacattaattttttttcctcatgcatggagcattaaatgtaggtaaataaaaaaaccagctgcatagttttgatgtacacgacgagacgaattttttgagcctagttaggtcatggtaggacaacaattaccacaaaaaaattaaaagtgctacagtgtgctacagtgttcGGTGCGCccctttttaccactattttacggatctaaataCAACCAAGATAAAGAAGCAGCCAGATGGATAAGCAAAGGCACACGCATGGAAGGGCCCTATTTAGTTCAcaccccataaaccccgtaaacgcaaaaaaaacggcacatcgaatgtttcgacaaaTGCATGGAGTTCTAAAtcactgtgttcggctggtgcTTTGGCTGGTGCCCGGCCGGCTGGTGCTGGCTGGTTCTGCACTCACGCCGCAGCCGCCAGCCGCAGCcgagcagccgcagccgcccaGCAGCCGAACAGGGTGAAtgaaggctgtgtttagttacaaaatctttctctccaaacttcactattcacctatcacatcaaattttttgcctcatgcatgaagtactaaatataggtaaataaaaaaattaattgcatagtgtcggtaccctgcaggtggggtacccactcctactgtgtcaagactcgcgtagttatccgtaactacgccataaggagctgagcagccagaCCCTTGGGGCCCAattccatctcaccggaccaacggtcccggaccggTCCCCGagtgggaagcgggtccggtgtcaccacgtgtcccagaggtggaaatactcagcacctgtggccgcggacccggacccccgcaggtgggtccgggacctccaagTGCCTATCCaaacccccgtgagctctcggctcagctagctgctcgggaggggtccggagccgccacgtgtcacacagacgcgggcgcgggcgcaaggcTTCTGCTGGAAgccccctcacccacccgcattaagttcGATTGGTTGAtgcaggctctgctgcctctgggcacgtggcagcttttgtcagtccacactgtggaacgccagttaccgaggcggctcgtcagttaccaaggcaagcattaaagactcagcgccgcgcgcatgggcgatgagttatgatgaccagctactgactggagcaacagtgcatgctgctacagtggactgagtcagtagttcgtcGCTttatcatgacctcgacgcgcggctgcaaaggctagactctactctgacaggacagctcaagaccatccctggtcagaagctacgcacggaagccgacgacaagatctccggatctgaggcattgaaggccaaagtgtagtttataatacatcgccggatcCACATGTCGAGGCCCCGCttagtgtacgtgctccccttggacatataaaagggagagcacgcccgctagaacacagataCACACAGATcctcagactctctcgagactgAGGtggagagcgcaagcaatacaacacacagtggacgtagggtattacgctccggcggcctgaaccactctaaaccagctgtgttcatcgtgtttttcctctgagattgggctaatcctaactaacccccgagtactcaccctctgggtttaggcgggtgcactacgccacctggctgtgggtttgcacaccacgacatttggcgcgccaggtagggggtgcTTGGCTTTCGCTTGATCATCGGCTCGCCATCACCATGTTTCAGGTGGCGAGCGCCCGGGGGCCAGAACTCGCGCGGCAAGCGCCCGCGTCAGCAGGATGGCGACAGCGGGTCATGCTCTCCCAGctcgtcatcaagcaggtctgggGGAGCACACCTTCAACAAAttccagctcgcagcatacctcactcatg contains:
- the LOC120710489 gene encoding putative E3 ubiquitin-protein ligase SINA-like 6, with product MEDEPQVKLRFGLSLFHCRACLRPLRPPTAKCSAGHVVCDACRGSHAPECAGAAAFVPSLDVDVYVRGARLACPNAEFGCESCCVYYQARDHERACQWAPCYCPEPGCNASDSPARLAAHFAATHAWPVTDVSYAKVHRIALPRGSALHLLVSREDSQVFVVSSSALGAGAGAAAAAAAAAALACVRANGDAVAGAPRFRCTLWVQDARGGGNVARVTFEVPSSDLSRGFVAAEQGMFLAVPPELLRDAPGEAPDLMVRIDKAASAAANSPITPPA